The following are encoded in a window of Algiphilus sp. genomic DNA:
- the rplT gene encoding 50S ribosomal protein L20, with amino-acid sequence MARVKRGVTARARHKKVLDQAKGYQGARSRVYRVAKQAVIKSGQYAYRDRRVKKRDFRALWIQRINAGAREHGLSYSRFINGLQRAGVTLDRKVLADVAVHDKPAFAALVNQARAALD; translated from the coding sequence ATGGCACGAGTCAAGCGGGGTGTGACGGCCCGCGCCCGTCACAAGAAGGTTCTCGACCAGGCCAAGGGCTACCAGGGCGCGCGCTCGCGTGTCTATCGGGTTGCCAAGCAGGCGGTCATCAAGTCCGGGCAGTACGCCTACCGCGATCGCCGGGTCAAGAAGCGCGACTTCCGCGCCCTCTGGATCCAGCGCATCAACGCCGGTGCGCGCGAGCACGGCCTGAGCTACAGCCGTTTCATCAACGGCCTGCAGCGGGCGGGCGTGACGCTCGACCGCAAGGTGCTGGCGGATGTCGCCGTGCACGACAAGCCGGCCTTTGCGGCGCTGGTGAATCAGGCCAGGGCCGCTCTCGACTGA
- the pheS gene encoding phenylalanine--tRNA ligase subunit alpha has translation MQQDVEAIVAQARRDIADAQDSDAIERLRVSLLGKKGSLTSLLKQLGQLPDAERRTAGAEINRAKQAVQDALAERRTVLERQEAEQRLQAERIDVTLPGRGQPVGATHPLTRTIARVEALFGRLGFTTERGPEIEDDYHNFEALNIPPAHPARAMQDTFYVQGGDYVLRTHTSPVQIRTMQGRRPPIRIICPGRVYRVDLDRTHSPMFHQVEGLYVAEGVTFQHLQYDLKQFITQFFEKEVDVRFRPSYFPFTEPSAEVDIRGERGWMEILGCGMVHPNVLEGVGIDPERYSGYAFGMGVERLAMLRYGVDDLRQFFANDTRFLAAFGAAP, from the coding sequence ATGCAACAGGATGTGGAGGCCATCGTCGCGCAGGCCCGGCGCGACATTGCCGATGCGCAGGACAGCGACGCCATCGAGCGGCTGCGCGTGTCGCTGCTCGGCAAGAAGGGCAGTCTCACCAGCTTGCTGAAGCAGCTCGGCCAGCTGCCCGACGCCGAGCGCCGCACCGCGGGGGCCGAGATCAATCGCGCCAAGCAGGCGGTGCAGGATGCGCTGGCTGAGCGCCGCACCGTGCTCGAACGCCAGGAGGCCGAGCAGCGCCTGCAGGCCGAGCGCATCGACGTCACGCTGCCGGGTCGCGGACAGCCGGTTGGTGCGACCCATCCGCTGACCCGCACCATCGCGCGGGTGGAGGCCCTGTTCGGGCGGCTCGGCTTCACCACCGAGCGTGGCCCCGAGATCGAGGACGACTACCACAACTTCGAGGCGCTCAACATCCCGCCCGCCCACCCGGCGCGCGCGATGCAGGACACCTTCTACGTGCAGGGCGGCGACTACGTCCTGCGCACGCATACCTCGCCGGTCCAGATCCGCACCATGCAGGGGCGCCGGCCGCCGATACGCATCATCTGCCCGGGGCGCGTCTACCGGGTCGACCTCGATCGCACGCACTCGCCGATGTTCCATCAGGTGGAGGGGCTGTACGTGGCCGAAGGCGTCACGTTCCAGCACCTGCAATACGATTTGAAACAGTTCATTACGCAGTTCTTCGAGAAAGAGGTTGATGTGCGTTTCCGGCCGTCCTACTTCCCCTTCACCGAGCCGTCCGCCGAGGTCGACATCCGCGGCGAGCGCGGCTGGATGGAGATCCTCGGCTGCGGCATGGTCCACCCCAACGTGCTCGAGGGCGTCGGTATCGATCCGGAGCGCTACAGCGGTTACGCCTTCGGCATGGGGGTCGAGCGTCTGGCGATGCTGCGCTACGGCGTCGACGACCTGCGCCAGTTCTTCGCCAACGACACCCGTTTCCTGGCCGCTTTCGGAGCCGCGCCATGA